A single Tachypleus tridentatus isolate NWPU-2018 chromosome 9, ASM421037v1, whole genome shotgun sequence DNA region contains:
- the LOC143226349 gene encoding ras association domain-containing protein 10-like: MGAEIPVWVGGFQKWVTGVTKSTTCEDIVQAVLSSSPRSKEQKGEKDHKSYTIVERWRKVERPLEGKSRILKVWKTWGEEQCNVRFLLKRVHPHTYKDLRTTRRRTGKVIANNSRYKTLYSKRTKSGDNAECKSDYVSRIKKIVMSQEEKIRSQHQELQDKDDEIEYYETKIHIVRMEERGVNYLIDTYLGETSEEEGGSQASVGGIEDTSHLYEKVLSLCEKIDKEEENIKDLSSRIRLSVALEDGNDEEENKFNDDEKRLPLPDVTSCSNIKLSDDLLGIQNEITRLVAVNDTQRTTIKQNEDTIREYSQIINEKYVYLRQLQSDLEREEREAKRLQEELSVIQNSHVDSQRTCATTSCEVPEIGDSNSDTGLSSLHSGSDDGACVLDTLV, encoded by the coding sequence ATGGGTGCCGAAATACCTGTGTGGGTCGGAGGATTTCAGAAATGGGTGACCGGAGTTACCAAGTCAACCACGTGCGAAGACATTGTTCAAGCTGTTTTATCTTCCAGCCCAAGGAGCAAGGAGCAAAAAGGAGAGAAAGATCACAAAAGTTATACAATTGTTGAAAGATGGCGGAAAGTGGAAAGACCTTTGGAGGGAAAGTCTCGAATTCTGAAAGTGTGGAAGACGTGGGGAGAAGAACAATGTAATGTGAGGTTTTTGCTTAAACGGGTTCACCCACACACGTATAAAGATCTCAGAACAACCAGGAGAAGAACAGGAAAAGTCATTGCGAACAACAGTcgttataaaacactttattccaaAAGAACTAAATCAGGAGATAATGCAGAGTGTAAGTCGGATTATGTAAGTAGGATTAAGAAAATTGTAATGTCCCAAGAAGAGAAGATCAGAAGCCAGCATCAGGAGTTGCAAGATAAAGATGACGAAATTGAGTACTATGAAACAAAAATCCACATAGTTAGAATGGAGGAAAGAGGTGTGAATTATCTTATAGATACTTATCTGGGAGAGACGAGTGAAGAAGAAGGTGGAAGCCAGGCTTCAGTAGGAGGAATCGAGGACACATCGCATTTATACGAGAAGGTTCTTTCTTTATGTGAAAAGATCGACAAGGAAGAAGAAAACATTAAGGACCTCTCGTCCAGAATCAGACTTTCTGTTGCTCTAGAAGATGGGAACgatgaagaagaaaataaattcaaTGATGATGAAAAGAGGCTTCCTTTACCTGACGTCACTTCCTGTAGTAATATTAAACTATCGGATGACTTACTAGGTATTCAAAACGAAATTACAAGACTCGTCGCCGTTAACGATACCCAGAGGACTACTATCAAACAGAACGAGGACACGATTAGAGAGTACAGTCAGATTATTAACGAAAAGTATGTGTATTTACGTCAACTACAGTCAGATTTAGAACGCGAAGAAAGGGAAGCAAAAAGATTACAAGAAGAACTGTCAGTAATACAAAATAGTCATGTAGATTCACAACGAACTTGTGCTACCACTTCTTGTGAGGTCCCTGAAATCGGAGACTCGAACTCTGACACAGGACTTAGCTCTCTGCACAGTGGAAGTGATGATGGTGCTTGCGTACTGGATACATTAGTATGA